One genomic segment of Danio aesculapii chromosome 15, fDanAes4.1, whole genome shotgun sequence includes these proteins:
- the LOC130241851 gene encoding coagulation factor X, protein MSGSMFWLIILFIHLSSALHSSVFLQRRDAVSVFRIRTRRANTFLEEMKPGSLERECYEELCSLEEAAEIFQSMEKTMEFWYRYKNLNLCRFNPCQNGGMCRENRGLQECLCPPLYSGTNCETEVSDCKYKNGGCLHYCSQSETAGVECSCADGYQLDEDGHSCSPAVQYPCGKQWTGGIMSRSLDDVGHTNADHANHTHSSISPSHPLHHNKSALENSTHPNQTELASPDQLLDPGSDIMGGNEDSRIVGGQLQRQGGSPWQVLLRREDEYGFCGGSLINQRWVITAAHCLQQTPHHITIGDYDKMRPDKDEQKITVEKIIPHPHYHEYTFDSDIALLYLSSAVTLGPFASPACLPDANLAERLMKPGEQGLVSGWGSTHFLQRSSRFLRKVQLPVVEQKSCINSTEQIITDNMFCAGFLMEEMDACTGDSGGPFIVNYRGTWFLTGVVSWGERCAAQGKYGVYTRLGNYLSWIQEEMRKEEKQSGVTTENLTSS, encoded by the exons ATGTCTGGATCGATGTTCTGGCTGATTATTCTCTTCATCCACCTGAGCTCCGCGCTTCACTCTTCAG TGTTTCTGCAGAGGCGTGATGCGGTCAGTGTGTTCAGGATCAGGACTCGCAGAGCGAACACGTTTCTGGAGGAGATGAAGCCCGGGAGTCTGGAGCGCGAGTGTTATGAGGAGCTCTGCTCTCTGGAGGAGGCGGCCGAGATCTTCCAGAGCATGGAGAAGACG ATGGAGTTCTGGTACAGATACAAGA ATCTGAATCTGTGTCGCTTTAACCCGTGTCAGAATGGAGGAATGTGCAGAGAAAACCGCGGCTTACAGGAGTGTCTCTGTCCTCCACTATACAGCGGCACAAACTGTGAAACAG aagTGTCTGACTGTAAGTATAAGAACGGCGGGTGTCTGCATTACTGCAGTCAGTCTGAGACAGCAGGTGTGGAGTGcagctgtgcagatggatatcaGCTGGATGAAGATGGACACAGCTGCAGTCCAGCAG TGCAGTATCCCTGTGGGAAGCAGTGGACTGGAGGCATCATGTCACGCTCACTGGATGATGTAGGCCACACCAATGCTGATCATGCAAACCACACCCACTCCTCAATAAGCCCCTCCCATCCATTACATCACAACAAGAGTGCCCTGGAAAACTCGACTCACCCAAACCAAACCGAACTCGCTTCACCAGACCAGCTATTGGACCCAGGAAGTGACATCATGGGAGGAAATGAAGACTCGCGTATTGTTGGAGGGCAGCTGCAGCGACAGGGCGGGAGTCCATGGCAG GTTCTTCTTCGGCGTGAGGATGAGTATGGTTTCTGTGGTGGTTCTCTGATTAATCAGCGCTGGGTGATAACAGCAGCTCACTGTCTGCAGCAAACACCACACCACATCACCATCG GAGACTACGACAAAATGCGCCCGGATAAAGACGAGCAGAAGATCACAGTGGAGAAGATCATCCCTCACCCTCACTATCACGAGTACACCTTCGACAGTGACATCGCACTGCTGTACCTGTCCTCCGCGGTGACCCTGGGCCCCTTCGCATCTCCAGCCTGCCTTCCAGACGCAAACCTGGCGGAGCGTCTGATGAAGCCCGGAGAGCAGGGTCTGGTGAGCGGATGGGGCTCCACACACTTCCTGCAGCGCTCGTCCCGCTTCCTGCGCAAGGTGCAGCTTCCGGTGGTGGAGCAGAAGAGCTGCATCAACTCCACCGAGCAGATCATCACCGATAACATGTTCTGTGCTGGATTCCTGATGGAGGAGATGGACGCCTGCACTGGAGACAGCGGCGGGCCCTTTATAGTCAACTACCGCGGCACCTGGTTCCTCACCGGTGTGGTCAGCTGGGGCGAGAGGTGCGCCGCGCAGGGGAAATACGGCGTTTATACTCGACTCGGAAACTATTTATCCTGGATACAAGAGGAGATGAGGAAAGAGGAAAAGCAGAGTGGCGTGACCACAgagaacttgacttctagttaa